Proteins encoded within one genomic window of Synechococcus sp. PCC 7335:
- a CDS encoding circularly permuted type 2 ATP-grasp protein: MSFKAYDPGDFYDELFTAPGVPRSAAALLVERIESVPIDSLIVRQQAAQNTLFKMGVTFNVYGDEQGSEKVFPFDVVPRIIPGKDWSWLEKGLQQRITALNCFLDDIYNDQKIIEDGVIPRETVESASGFLPPCMGLKPPGGVWCHITGTDLVRDRQGSWHVLEDNLRCPSGVSYVLENRTVMKSSFPSLFEALDIKAVDDYPSQLLSTLRALAPDYISNPTVVLLTPGSFNSAYFEHSFLAQQMGITLVEGPDLVVDDGYVKMRTTRGLCKVDVIYRRIDDDFIDPQVFRADSMLGVPGLMDVYRKGRVAIANAPGTGIADDKLVYAYVPQMIKYYLNEEQIIPNVPTYFCEDEKQQSHVLANLDSLVVKATDASGGYGMLIGCQSSKEEQQEFAHRIKANPRGYIAQPTLSLSRVPTLIDQSFQGRHVDLRPFILYGKGSAPYVNPGGLTRVALKEGSLVVNSSQGGGSKDTWVVNEE; encoded by the coding sequence ATGTCTTTCAAAGCCTACGATCCTGGTGATTTTTACGATGAGCTTTTTACCGCACCTGGTGTTCCTCGTAGTGCGGCAGCGCTGTTGGTTGAACGGATAGAATCTGTGCCTATCGATAGCCTGATTGTGCGTCAGCAAGCTGCGCAGAATACGCTTTTCAAAATGGGTGTGACGTTCAATGTGTATGGTGATGAGCAGGGATCTGAGAAGGTTTTTCCATTTGATGTGGTTCCTCGCATTATCCCTGGAAAGGATTGGAGCTGGCTAGAAAAGGGATTACAGCAGCGGATCACCGCCCTCAATTGTTTTTTAGACGATATTTACAACGATCAAAAGATTATTGAAGATGGCGTGATTCCACGAGAAACCGTCGAATCGGCCTCTGGATTTTTGCCGCCTTGTATGGGGCTAAAGCCGCCAGGTGGGGTTTGGTGTCATATTACAGGCACTGATCTAGTCCGCGATCGCCAGGGGAGTTGGCACGTATTAGAAGATAACTTGCGCTGTCCTTCGGGCGTCTCGTACGTGCTTGAAAATCGGACGGTGATGAAAAGCTCCTTCCCTAGCCTATTTGAAGCGCTAGATATCAAAGCAGTTGACGACTATCCTTCGCAGTTACTCAGCACGCTAAGAGCCCTTGCACCTGACTACATCAGCAATCCGACCGTTGTTTTGCTAACGCCTGGATCGTTTAATTCAGCCTATTTCGAGCATTCTTTCCTCGCTCAGCAAATGGGCATTACCTTAGTAGAAGGTCCTGATCTAGTCGTAGACGATGGCTATGTCAAAATGCGGACGACCAGAGGGCTGTGTAAGGTAGATGTGATCTATCGTCGAATTGATGACGACTTCATCGATCCTCAAGTTTTTCGCGCTGATTCTATGCTGGGCGTGCCGGGACTGATGGACGTGTATCGTAAAGGGAGAGTGGCGATCGCCAACGCGCCTGGAACTGGCATTGCTGATGACAAGCTGGTTTACGCCTATGTTCCTCAAATGATCAAATACTATCTAAATGAAGAACAAATTATTCCAAACGTGCCAACCTACTTTTGTGAAGATGAAAAGCAACAGTCGCACGTTCTGGCTAATTTAGATTCTTTGGTCGTAAAAGCAACAGACGCCTCAGGCGGCTATGGAATGCTGATTGGCTGTCAGTCTTCTAAAGAAGAACAGCAGGAGTTCGCCCACAGGATTAAGGCTAACCCGAGAGGATATATTGCCCAGCCGACGCTGTCCCTCTCTAGAGTTCCTACGCTAATTGATCAGTCATTTCAGGGGCGACACGTTGATTTACGGCCCTTTATTCTATATGGAAAAGGCAGTGCTCCCTACGTAAACCCAGGCGGACTTACCAGAGTAGCGCTAAAAGAAGGCTCGCTCGTCGTGAATTCTTCGCAAGGCGGCGGCAGTAAGGATACTTGGGTTGTCAATGAGGAGTAA
- a CDS encoding PhzF family phenazine biosynthesis protein, giving the protein MPLKIIQVDAFTDRPFAGNPAAVCVMDEPIEESLMQAIAAEMNLSETAFLSPIEDGYSLRWFTPATEVDLCGHATLASAHVLWSEGYLVSAEVARFKTKSGWLSATKKGSWIEMDFPAQPVTVTSYVAPELIKSLCCGGDIRTVARNDINYLIELRSEEVLRTLAPDFEAVRKLPVHGVIVTATADSDEYDFVSRYFAPAVGINEDPVTGSAHTSLAPYWQEKLGKSNMTAQQLSKRGGTVRVQCKVPDSNTAPVSSENRILLSGQAVTTLEGDFLSP; this is encoded by the coding sequence ATGCCACTGAAAATCATTCAAGTAGATGCGTTTACCGATCGACCTTTCGCGGGTAACCCGGCGGCCGTATGTGTGATGGATGAGCCGATAGAAGAGTCTTTGATGCAGGCGATCGCCGCCGAGATGAACCTTTCTGAAACGGCTTTTCTCTCACCGATTGAAGACGGCTATAGTCTGCGATGGTTCACGCCAGCAACAGAAGTCGATTTGTGTGGCCATGCCACGCTTGCTAGTGCCCATGTACTGTGGAGTGAAGGCTATCTAGTTTCGGCAGAGGTTGCTCGCTTTAAAACGAAAAGTGGATGGCTTAGTGCCACCAAAAAAGGCAGCTGGATTGAAATGGACTTCCCAGCTCAGCCAGTAACCGTTACGTCGTATGTTGCCCCGGAGCTGATCAAATCGCTTTGTTGTGGTGGAGACATTCGTACAGTTGCTAGGAATGATATTAACTATCTCATTGAACTCCGCTCAGAAGAAGTATTACGCACCTTAGCCCCGGACTTTGAGGCTGTAAGAAAGCTTCCCGTACATGGGGTGATTGTGACTGCGACAGCCGATAGCGACGAATATGATTTTGTCAGTCGCTACTTTGCTCCTGCGGTGGGTATCAACGAAGATCCCGTAACAGGCTCTGCCCACACATCACTAGCACCCTACTGGCAAGAAAAGCTTGGCAAGTCTAATATGACTGCTCAGCAGCTATCTAAGCGAGGCGGCACCGTTCGCGTGCAGTGCAAAGTGCCTGATAGTAATACAGCGCCTGTCTCTAGCGAGAATCGCATCCTTCTTAGTGGACAAGCTGTAACTACTTTGGAAGGGGACTTTCTATCACCATAA
- a CDS encoding alpha-E domain-containing protein, which produces MLSRVADSIYWLNRYIERAENVARFVEVNLNLLMDNPVGVTQQWEPLIAVTGDRALFQERYGQTTSTNVLNFLTFDIHSPNSIISCVRSARENARSVRETISSEMWEQINTFYLMVEDAAKNKPEDIREIYAFYAEVKLASHRFVGVMNATSSWNESWHFGRLGRLLERADKTSRILDVKYFLLLPSVKAVGSPLDNLQWISLLKSASAYEMYRKVEQELTPANVARFLIFNLQFPRSIKFCLRHAERSLESIIGPSSDISFSSQRELGKLRAEIEYVTFEEIFSHGLHEFLDGLQLRLNQVGDRVHEDFIAIPPSVQSSSITDAFNTSEQSQSLGQMSQTSSQGGQTASQTAGQTASQTASQLTANAVE; this is translated from the coding sequence ATGTTAAGTCGGGTTGCAGATTCTATCTATTGGCTGAATCGCTACATTGAGCGAGCTGAAAACGTCGCTCGCTTCGTTGAGGTGAATCTCAACCTATTGATGGATAATCCGGTAGGTGTAACGCAGCAGTGGGAACCGCTGATTGCGGTGACAGGCGATCGCGCGCTCTTTCAAGAACGCTATGGCCAGACAACTTCAACAAATGTATTAAACTTTCTGACGTTTGATATCCATTCACCCAACTCAATTATTTCCTGCGTTCGATCGGCTAGAGAAAATGCGAGATCTGTGCGCGAAACTATCTCATCAGAGATGTGGGAACAGATTAATACGTTTTACTTGATGGTTGAAGATGCCGCCAAGAATAAGCCTGAAGACATCCGTGAAATCTATGCCTTTTATGCAGAGGTGAAGCTAGCTAGCCATCGCTTTGTTGGGGTGATGAATGCGACTTCATCTTGGAACGAAAGCTGGCACTTCGGACGGCTAGGACGACTGTTAGAGCGAGCTGATAAAACCAGTCGCATTCTAGATGTGAAATACTTTTTATTGCTGCCCTCTGTGAAAGCGGTAGGTTCACCTCTAGACAATTTACAGTGGATTTCTTTGCTAAAGTCCGCTAGCGCCTACGAGATGTATCGAAAAGTAGAGCAAGAACTGACGCCTGCTAACGTTGCTCGCTTTTTGATCTTTAATCTTCAGTTTCCTCGTTCGATTAAGTTTTGCCTACGGCACGCAGAAAGGTCTCTAGAAAGCATCATTGGGCCGAGTTCAGATATCTCTTTTTCTAGCCAACGGGAATTAGGTAAGCTACGCGCTGAAATCGAGTATGTCACCTTTGAAGAAATTTTCTCGCATGGGCTGCATGAGTTTCTTGATGGATTACAGCTGCGGCTAAATCAGGTGGGCGATCGCGTTCATGAAGATTTTATTGCCATTCCCCCGTCTGTTCAATCGTCTTCTATCACAGATGCTTTTAATACCTCAGAACAATCGCAAAGTCTTGGCCAGATGAGTCAAACATCCAGCCAGGGGGGCCAAACAGCCAGTCAGACAGCTGGTCAGACGGCCAGTCAGACAGCCAGTCAGCTCACCGCTAACGCAGTAGAGTAG
- a CDS encoding pyridoxine 5'-phosphate synthase: protein MTNLSVNLNKVAMLRNARPLTIPSVVKMGEISIAAGAHGLTVHPRPDERHIRRTDVYDLASLLEEHPTIEYNIEGNPLEFPFMDIIREVKPDQCTLVPDDPTQNTSDHGWNVTRDGETLKPIIGELNALGCRVSLFMDPDIEQIKLVPRLGCERIELYTEPYATAYREGKGRESFEIYKAAAACAQSVGLGINGGHDLNLDNLPMFKEIPNLLEVSIGHALTADALEMGYANAVKAYLEALK from the coding sequence ATGACCAACCTCAGCGTCAATCTTAATAAAGTTGCTATGCTACGCAATGCCCGTCCTCTCACCATTCCTAGCGTCGTCAAGATGGGAGAGATCAGCATTGCTGCCGGAGCCCATGGTCTTACTGTTCACCCCCGACCAGACGAACGCCATATCCGCCGCACCGACGTATATGACCTCGCTAGCCTATTGGAAGAGCACCCTACTATTGAGTACAACATCGAGGGAAACCCGCTCGAATTTCCCTTCATGGATATCATTCGAGAAGTCAAGCCGGATCAATGCACATTAGTGCCTGACGACCCAACTCAAAATACCTCTGACCACGGGTGGAACGTGACTAGAGATGGAGAAACGCTAAAACCCATTATTGGTGAGCTGAACGCGTTAGGATGCCGGGTCAGTCTATTTATGGACCCAGATATAGAACAAATCAAGCTTGTCCCACGATTAGGTTGTGAAAGAATTGAGCTGTATACAGAACCCTACGCGACTGCCTACCGAGAGGGAAAAGGACGAGAAAGCTTTGAGATCTACAAAGCCGCCGCCGCCTGTGCTCAATCTGTTGGTCTTGGGATTAACGGCGGCCATGACTTGAATCTGGATAATCTGCCTATGTTCAAAGAGATTCCAAATCTGTTAGAAGTCTCTATCGGACATGCGCTTACAGCCGATGCCTTGGAGATGGGATATGCCAACGCTGTCAAGGCCTATCTAGAGGCTTTGAAGTAA
- a CDS encoding Uma2 family endonuclease: MTFTWPNTKNETARRLARHELPTMYDLPSEFPEEPGLPDVFHHSQPELLSLSLALSDYTDEDYFIGTDLNVYYDLDHPLWHKRPDWFIAVGVPPLYEGRDMRLSYVTWQEPVNPYLIIELISPGTEDEDLGKTISPPESPPNKWTVYEQILQVPYYVVFNRYTDELKVFKLEAGQYRQQTLSDNRFWIPELEIGIGLWHGTYRQGNLRLWLRWYGESGEWLLTRAEAERQRAEAEKQRAEVEKQRANALEAKLAALQAQMKRQGIDLDTLL; encoded by the coding sequence ATGACTTTCACTTGGCCTAATACCAAAAACGAGACAGCTCGTCGGTTAGCTCGTCATGAACTGCCCACCATGTACGACTTGCCGAGTGAGTTTCCTGAGGAGCCTGGTTTGCCAGACGTTTTTCACCATTCGCAGCCTGAGCTTTTAAGTCTCTCTCTAGCTCTGTCAGACTACACTGACGAAGACTATTTTATCGGCACCGATCTAAATGTTTACTACGACCTAGACCATCCACTTTGGCACAAGCGCCCAGACTGGTTTATAGCCGTCGGTGTACCGCCTTTATACGAAGGCCGCGATATGCGGCTGAGCTATGTCACTTGGCAAGAACCTGTCAATCCATACCTTATCATCGAGCTGATTTCTCCTGGAACAGAAGACGAAGACTTGGGAAAGACTATCTCACCTCCAGAATCGCCACCCAACAAATGGACTGTCTACGAACAAATTTTGCAAGTTCCTTACTATGTCGTCTTCAATCGCTACACAGATGAATTGAAGGTGTTCAAGCTCGAAGCTGGGCAGTATAGACAACAAACACTATCGGACAATCGATTTTGGATCCCGGAGTTGGAGATTGGTATAGGACTCTGGCATGGGACTTATAGACAGGGAAATCTGAGACTCTGGCTACGATGGTATGGCGAGAGTGGAGAGTGGCTGCTGACAAGGGCAGAAGCTGAAAGGCAAAGAGCAGAAGCTGAAAAGCAAAGAGCAGAAGTCGAAAAGCAAAGGGCTAATGCTCTCGAAGCGAAACTCGCAGCTCTCCAAGCACAGATGAAGCGTCAGGGAATCGATCTAGACACGCTACTCTAG
- a CDS encoding transglutaminase family protein — MRYNITHTTHYQYSSVVELHPHTLRLCPRNDGSQWLRQFDLTIDPVPSRRTYFLDADGNTCLQIAFDTPIETWKIQTTSAVSTTRENPFDYLAEPWAVQLPIDYPSSLASQLQPYLSRPIGSGVGDAIAPEVIQLAQSIYQETSGNVGYFLTRLTQFIPNECAYEQRLEGMPYPAALTLQKKVGTCRDFTVLFMAVCQAVGLAARFVSGYQEGDLETSQEDLSHDLHAWAEVYVPGGGWRGFDPTLGLAVSDRHIAIAAAVDPRQAAPVSGTLKPGQSVKTTLDTNIRLTSN, encoded by the coding sequence ATGCGCTACAACATTACTCATACTACTCACTATCAGTACAGCAGCGTAGTTGAGCTTCATCCCCATACGCTTAGACTCTGTCCCCGTAACGATGGCTCTCAGTGGCTACGCCAGTTCGACCTTACTATTGACCCAGTACCTAGTCGCCGAACCTATTTTCTAGATGCGGATGGCAATACTTGTTTGCAAATCGCGTTTGATACGCCCATAGAAACTTGGAAAATTCAGACAACTAGTGCAGTTAGTACGACTAGAGAAAATCCTTTTGACTATCTAGCTGAGCCCTGGGCTGTACAGCTTCCCATAGACTACCCTAGTTCGCTAGCGTCGCAGCTTCAGCCATATCTAAGTAGACCAATAGGCTCGGGCGTTGGAGATGCGATCGCCCCCGAAGTCATTCAGCTAGCACAGTCTATCTACCAAGAAACTAGCGGGAACGTCGGCTATTTTCTGACTCGCCTGACGCAGTTTATTCCAAACGAGTGTGCCTATGAGCAACGCCTAGAAGGCATGCCCTATCCTGCGGCGCTTACCTTACAAAAGAAAGTAGGAACTTGCCGAGACTTCACTGTGCTATTTATGGCGGTCTGTCAGGCGGTAGGGCTCGCGGCTAGGTTTGTGAGCGGCTATCAAGAAGGTGATCTAGAAACAAGCCAAGAAGATTTATCGCATGATCTACATGCGTGGGCAGAAGTATATGTGCCAGGCGGCGGCTGGCGAGGATTTGATCCTACTTTGGGGCTGGCCGTCAGCGATCGGCATATTGCGATCGCCGCTGCCGTTGATCCAAGACAAGCCGCGCCGGTTTCTGGCACGTTGAAACCAGGCCAATCAGTCAAGACAACCCTCGATACCAACATTCGGTTGACATCAAACTAA
- a CDS encoding RidA family protein: MVQRHFTDTEWEPRVGYCRALRAGKTIYLSGTAPIATDGSTFAPGHAYAQACRCFEIIRDTLAAMDAGLHQVVRTRMYVTDISQWEAFGKAHQEFFGEHPPVTAMVEVKGLINPDMLIEVEAEAFTEG, translated from the coding sequence ATGGTTCAGCGTCATTTTACAGATACAGAATGGGAGCCTAGAGTTGGCTATTGCCGTGCGCTCCGTGCAGGTAAAACCATCTATCTTTCTGGCACAGCGCCAATTGCAACAGACGGCAGTACCTTCGCGCCTGGTCATGCCTATGCCCAAGCTTGTCGCTGCTTTGAAATTATCAGGGATACGCTTGCTGCAATGGATGCGGGGCTGCATCAAGTCGTTCGCACCCGCATGTATGTCACTGATATTAGTCAATGGGAAGCCTTTGGCAAAGCGCATCAAGAATTCTTTGGAGAACATCCTCCTGTGACGGCAATGGTAGAAGTGAAGGGTCTGATCAATCCAGATATGCTGATTGAAGTCGAAGCGGAGGCTTTCACCGAAGGGTAG
- a CDS encoding proteasome-type protease, whose translation MTYCLGVRVEKGLVFAADSRTNAGVDYISSYQKLFDFSVPGDRVIVLCTAGSLSTSQAVLHSIRQDIESVAEDVVNLYTLSSLHDVASYIGQKLRTIQDRERTWLEKDGIDYQSTFIVGGQVAGEEPGIYLVYSQGNFIEATPETPFLQIGETKYGKPILDRTISYESSLEKAAKTALLSLDSTMRSNISVGPPIDMVLYETDALEIRNRVRLQEDDPYLDKIREYWERALAEASSHLPEIAWNRVEIQED comes from the coding sequence ATGACCTATTGTCTAGGTGTCAGGGTGGAGAAGGGTCTGGTATTCGCAGCCGACTCCAGGACCAACGCGGGAGTAGACTATATCTCCTCTTATCAAAAGCTGTTTGACTTCTCAGTGCCGGGCGATCGCGTCATTGTCCTTTGCACTGCTGGCAGCCTTTCTACTTCTCAAGCGGTATTGCACAGCATTCGTCAAGATATTGAATCGGTGGCTGAAGATGTAGTCAATCTGTACACGCTATCTTCTCTACATGATGTCGCTAGCTACATCGGCCAAAAGCTACGCACGATTCAAGATCGAGAACGCACCTGGCTAGAGAAAGACGGTATTGACTACCAAAGTACGTTTATCGTCGGTGGACAAGTAGCAGGCGAAGAACCTGGTATCTATCTTGTCTACAGTCAGGGAAACTTCATTGAGGCAACCCCGGAGACGCCTTTCCTACAGATTGGGGAAACAAAGTATGGCAAGCCGATTCTAGATAGAACAATTAGCTATGAATCATCATTAGAGAAAGCAGCAAAAACGGCTTTGCTCTCTTTAGATTCAACGATGCGCTCTAATATTTCAGTCGGTCCGCCAATTGATATGGTGCTGTATGAAACAGACGCTTTAGAAATTCGCAACCGGGTCAGATTACAAGAAGACGACCCGTATCTAGACAAAATTCGCGAATATTGGGAGCGGGCGCTGGCAGAGGCATCTAGCCATTTGCCAGAGATTGCTTGGAATCGAGTAGAAATTCAGGAAGATTAA
- a CDS encoding universal stress protein: protein MIQKILTALDYDDTCQSVFEQALDLAQATQSELKLLNVLALERDSSMMFSPYTDMDWREYEDQYRRLQTDSLKLLEDFAEKAKAVKVSADFAQEVGMAGPVICKLGKVWKADLIVVGSHGRKGLSEMLLGSVSNYVVHHATCSVMVVHQPD, encoded by the coding sequence ATGATTCAAAAGATTTTGACTGCGTTGGACTACGATGACACCTGTCAAAGCGTTTTTGAACAGGCGCTCGACTTGGCACAAGCCACACAATCAGAGTTAAAACTACTCAATGTTTTAGCGCTAGAAAGAGACAGTAGTATGATGTTCTCTCCTTACACTGATATGGATTGGAGAGAGTATGAAGATCAATACCGCAGGCTACAGACAGATAGCCTCAAACTGCTAGAAGACTTTGCTGAGAAAGCCAAAGCCGTCAAGGTATCTGCTGATTTTGCTCAGGAGGTAGGGATGGCGGGGCCTGTTATTTGTAAACTTGGTAAGGTGTGGAAAGCAGATTTAATTGTTGTTGGCAGCCATGGACGCAAGGGCCTAAGTGAAATGCTGTTGGGCAGCGTTAGCAACTATGTGGTCCATCACGCCACCTGTTCTGTCATGGTTGTTCACCAACCGGACTGA
- a CDS encoding cation-transporting P-type ATPase, giving the protein MPEVKGKRKLQFSPFQDDVSEVVKRLDSDLENGLSAEKVAKRYETDGWNELPVIPGKPAWLRFLLQFHQPLLYILLLAGAVKAFLGSWTNAGVIWGVMVLNAIIGYVQEAKAEDAIASLSKAVTTEATVLRDGQTLQLPSRDLVVGDVVLLSSGDKVPADVRLFKTRSLQVDESALTGESLPVEKFVRPLPVETPLAERINMAYAGSFVTFGQGRGVVVATAEATEVGQISQSMGNSVNLSTPLTRKFSKFSRLLLYAILTLATLTFVIGLGQGESWVYMFEAVVALAVSAIPEGLPAVVTITLAIGVNRMAQRNAIVRKLPAVEALGSATVVCSDKTGTLTENQMTVQAVYAGEQHYRVSGSGYGPKGEIVLLKEGKDGDLEHPFEGELPKALQTCLTAGVLCNDAQLKQEEEQWSVVGDPTEGALLAAAVKAEFTQSGLVARNPRLDAIPFESQYQYMATLHDATSRVIYIKGSVEAILSRCSQMVDTQGEIIPLNHSSIVQAVEAMTAQALRVLAFAYKRVGSHVHAIEHEDVETGLVFLGLQGMIDPPRPEAIAAVHACRNAGIRIKMVTGDHISTARTIARRMNIQQTKEVLAFEGRALVPMPDDELARTVEAGDVFARVAPAQKLRLVEALQSQGEIVAMTGDGVNDAPALKQADIGIAMGKGGTEVAREAADMLLTDDNFASIEAAVEEGRTVYQNLRKAIAFLLPVNGGESMTILISVLLARELPILSLQVLWLNMINSLTMTVPLAFEPKSKNAMRQPPRNPKEPLITGLLLKRILLVSLFNWVLIFGMFEWAKITFDDVVVARTMAIQALVAARIVYLLSISQLGANLLAWLRDRSVAVTSAPFLLLGIGGAIALQVLFSQWSLMNTLFETAPLTWGQWLICLLPMLPMLPFAIFVNRVDPQHQVLSSTR; this is encoded by the coding sequence ATGCCAGAAGTCAAAGGAAAACGCAAGTTACAATTCTCTCCATTTCAAGATGATGTTTCTGAAGTTGTCAAGCGCCTAGACAGTGATTTAGAAAACGGCTTGAGCGCAGAGAAAGTCGCAAAGCGCTATGAAACTGACGGTTGGAACGAGCTGCCTGTCATACCAGGAAAGCCTGCCTGGCTAAGGTTCTTACTACAGTTTCATCAGCCGCTACTCTATATTTTGTTGTTGGCAGGCGCAGTCAAAGCTTTTTTAGGATCTTGGACGAATGCAGGTGTCATTTGGGGCGTGATGGTCCTTAATGCCATCATTGGCTATGTTCAAGAGGCCAAAGCAGAAGATGCGATCGCCTCCCTATCAAAGGCAGTAACAACAGAGGCTACTGTGCTTCGCGATGGGCAAACGCTGCAATTGCCCTCACGAGACTTAGTGGTTGGCGATGTGGTGCTACTGAGCTCAGGGGACAAAGTGCCCGCCGATGTGAGATTGTTCAAAACGCGCAGTTTGCAAGTAGATGAATCGGCGCTGACAGGAGAATCGCTCCCGGTTGAAAAGTTTGTGCGTCCCTTACCGGTTGAAACGCCGCTGGCGGAGCGGATAAATATGGCCTATGCCGGTAGTTTTGTAACATTTGGGCAAGGGAGAGGCGTGGTGGTCGCGACGGCAGAAGCGACTGAAGTCGGTCAGATCTCGCAGTCAATGGGAAACAGTGTCAATCTGAGTACGCCGCTGACTCGCAAATTTTCTAAATTTAGTCGCCTGTTGCTCTATGCCATTTTGACCCTGGCGACGCTGACTTTTGTAATTGGGCTGGGTCAGGGCGAATCCTGGGTGTATATGTTTGAGGCGGTGGTGGCGCTAGCAGTCAGTGCCATTCCAGAAGGCTTACCGGCGGTGGTCACCATCACTCTAGCAATTGGCGTGAATCGCATGGCGCAGCGTAACGCTATTGTGCGCAAGCTACCTGCAGTTGAAGCGCTAGGCAGCGCGACCGTAGTTTGCTCTGATAAGACAGGCACGCTGACCGAAAATCAAATGACTGTGCAGGCAGTTTATGCTGGCGAGCAGCACTACCGAGTGAGTGGCAGTGGCTATGGGCCAAAGGGAGAGATTGTTCTTTTGAAAGAGGGAAAGGATGGAGATTTAGAGCACCCGTTTGAAGGAGAGCTCCCTAAAGCACTGCAAACCTGTCTGACAGCAGGGGTGCTGTGCAACGATGCTCAGCTAAAGCAAGAGGAAGAGCAGTGGTCTGTAGTCGGCGATCCGACTGAGGGCGCGCTACTTGCAGCGGCGGTCAAGGCAGAGTTTACCCAATCTGGACTGGTTGCCCGTAACCCTCGCTTGGATGCTATTCCCTTTGAGTCTCAGTATCAATATATGGCGACGCTGCACGATGCTACTTCTCGGGTGATCTATATCAAAGGCTCAGTTGAAGCCATTCTAAGTCGCTGTAGCCAGATGGTAGATACTCAAGGCGAGATTATCCCGCTAAATCACTCATCGATTGTTCAAGCGGTTGAAGCAATGACAGCGCAGGCGCTAAGAGTTCTGGCATTTGCTTATAAGAGAGTAGGTTCTCACGTCCATGCGATTGAGCATGAAGATGTGGAAACAGGGCTGGTGTTTTTAGGATTGCAGGGGATGATTGATCCGCCGCGTCCGGAGGCGATCGCAGCCGTTCATGCTTGTCGGAACGCGGGCATTCGGATCAAGATGGTTACAGGCGATCATATCTCAACGGCTCGAACGATCGCCCGGCGGATGAATATTCAACAAACCAAGGAGGTTCTAGCGTTTGAAGGACGCGCGCTAGTGCCAATGCCAGACGATGAGCTAGCTAGAACAGTCGAAGCGGGAGATGTGTTTGCGAGGGTAGCGCCTGCCCAAAAGCTCAGGCTAGTCGAAGCGCTCCAATCGCAAGGAGAGATCGTGGCGATGACCGGGGACGGGGTGAATGACGCGCCTGCTCTTAAACAAGCAGATATCGGAATTGCCATGGGCAAAGGCGGTACCGAAGTGGCCAGAGAAGCGGCAGATATGCTTTTGACCGACGACAACTTTGCCTCAATTGAGGCGGCAGTAGAAGAAGGACGGACGGTCTATCAAAATCTACGCAAGGCGATCGCGTTTCTGTTACCTGTGAATGGCGGCGAGTCGATGACGATTTTAATCAGCGTACTGTTGGCTAGAGAGTTACCGATTCTATCGCTGCAAGTTCTCTGGCTAAATATGATTAATTCTTTGACGATGACGGTGCCGCTGGCATTTGAGCCTAAGTCAAAGAATGCCATGCGACAGCCGCCGCGAAACCCGAAAGAACCGTTGATTACAGGGTTATTGCTTAAGCGCATTCTGCTCGTGTCTTTGTTTAACTGGGTTTTGATCTTTGGCATGTTTGAGTGGGCAAAAATCACCTTCGACGATGTTGTTGTGGCGCGGACAATGGCAATTCAAGCCTTAGTCGCAGCTCGAATTGTTTATCTATTAAGCATTAGCCAGCTAGGTGCTAATTTGCTGGCATGGTTACGCGATCGCTCTGTTGCGGTAACCAGTGCACCTTTTCTGCTTTTGGGTATTGGAGGGGCGATCGCCCTGCAAGTGCTCTTTAGCCAATGGTCTTTGATGAATACGCTTTTTGAAACAGCACCTTTAACCTGGGGGCAATGGCTGATTTGTTTATTGCCAATGCTACCAATGCTGCCATTTGCAATCTTCGTCAATCGAGTAGATCCACAGCACCAAGTACTCTCCTCCACTCGCTAA